The Desulfovibrio desulfuricans DSM 642 genome includes a window with the following:
- a CDS encoding HU family DNA-binding protein, whose protein sequence is MNKSELIKALADETNIPLDDASLVVNTFFDAMKKSLLSGERIEIRGFGSFKIKEYEGYAGRNPKTGESVVVESKRLPFFRAGKELKEFINQ, encoded by the coding sequence ATGAACAAGAGCGAGCTTATCAAGGCACTGGCCGACGAAACCAACATCCCTCTGGACGACGCGTCGTTGGTGGTCAACACCTTCTTTGACGCAATGAAAAAATCTCTGCTTTCCGGAGAGCGTATTGAAATACGCGGCTTCGGCAGCTTCAAGATCAAGGAGTACGAAGGCTACGCCGGCCGGAATCCTAAAACCGGCGAAAGTGTCGTTGTTGAATCGAAACGCCTGCCCTTTTTCCGAGCGGGCAAGGAATTGAAAGAATTTATCAATCAGTAA
- the dapA gene encoding 4-hydroxy-tetrahydrodipicolinate synthase, with translation MQFSGALTALVTPFRNNALDEEAYRAFIEHQISEGIHGLVPCGTTGESATLTHEEHERVIEICIDQVKGRVPVLAGAGSNNTMEAIRLTKFAQKAGADGALLITPYYNKPTQEGLYQHFKAIAQAVDMPLVPYNVPGRTGCNLLPATLARMARDFPNIVGVKEATGDLVQGSRVLESCPENFSVLSGDDFTALPLMALGGKGVISVTSNLVPGRVAAMCNAFNKGDLKEAARIHHALFPLHDALFFESNPIPAKTALALMGRMEAEIRLPLCPMAEGTKQKLIEVLRQQNLI, from the coding sequence ATGCAATTTTCAGGTGCATTGACCGCGCTTGTAACCCCGTTCAGAAACAACGCTCTGGACGAAGAAGCATACCGCGCATTTATTGAACACCAGATCAGTGAAGGCATTCACGGTCTGGTTCCCTGCGGCACCACGGGCGAATCCGCCACCCTGACCCACGAGGAACACGAAAGGGTCATTGAAATATGCATAGATCAGGTCAAGGGCCGTGTTCCGGTTCTGGCGGGCGCGGGTTCCAACAATACCATGGAAGCCATCCGCCTGACCAAGTTTGCCCAAAAGGCCGGGGCCGATGGTGCGCTGCTCATCACCCCCTATTACAACAAGCCCACCCAGGAAGGCCTGTACCAGCACTTCAAGGCCATTGCCCAGGCTGTGGACATGCCTCTGGTGCCCTACAACGTGCCGGGCCGCACGGGTTGCAATCTGCTGCCCGCCACTCTGGCCCGTATGGCGCGCGACTTCCCCAACATTGTGGGCGTCAAGGAAGCCACCGGCGACCTGGTTCAGGGCAGCCGCGTGCTTGAAAGCTGCCCCGAGAACTTCAGCGTTCTCTCCGGCGACGACTTTACCGCTCTGCCCCTCATGGCGCTTGGCGGCAAGGGCGTCATCTCCGTTACCTCCAATCTTGTGCCTGGCCGCGTGGCAGCCATGTGCAATGCCTTCAACAAGGGCGACCTCAAGGAAGCAGCGCGTATCCACCATGCGCTCTTTCCCCTGCACGATGCCCTGTTCTTTGAGAGCAATCCCATTCCGGCCAAGACAGCGCTTGCGCTCATGGGCCGCATGGAAGCGGAAATCCGCCTGCCCCTCTGCCCCATGGCCGAAGGCACCAAGCAAAAGCTCATTGAAGTGCTGCGCCAGCAGAACCTCATCTAG
- the phoU gene encoding phosphate signaling complex protein PhoU → MQQQANYLQQLLVSLRTRLLVMCASVGIALEDAGKAMAAGDPGRAASVIENDAAIDALENEIDEMALQLLARTQPVAGDLRFVVSALRMVVDLERIGDEAVSMAEQAILMQDKPGFGVIPHVREMYYKASEAFDRAVRVFRENNAQDALHMLRGDEEAVQSEVRIIQQIMESLSDPDSSLDPYQAMHIILVTRSLTRVWRRSINIAEQVYFISQGESVKHKGDERGEVARTTGAVQSAGMADYASGTSSVSAMHEDADDAADDAADDIAGPEDRA, encoded by the coding sequence ATGCAGCAACAGGCCAATTATTTGCAACAACTGCTCGTATCACTGCGCACCAGGCTGCTGGTCATGTGCGCCAGCGTCGGCATTGCCCTGGAAGACGCCGGCAAGGCTATGGCTGCAGGTGATCCGGGTCGCGCGGCATCAGTCATTGAAAACGATGCCGCCATTGACGCTCTGGAAAATGAAATTGACGAGATGGCCCTGCAACTGCTTGCCCGCACACAGCCCGTTGCCGGAGATCTGCGTTTTGTGGTCAGTGCCCTGCGTATGGTGGTTGACCTTGAGCGCATTGGCGACGAGGCCGTGAGCATGGCCGAGCAGGCTATTCTGATGCAGGACAAGCCGGGCTTTGGGGTGATTCCCCATGTGCGCGAAATGTACTACAAGGCCAGCGAGGCTTTTGACCGCGCCGTGCGCGTGTTTCGCGAGAACAATGCGCAAGACGCCCTGCATATGCTGCGCGGCGATGAAGAGGCCGTGCAAAGCGAAGTGCGCATCATCCAGCAGATTATGGAAAGCCTTTCTGACCCTGATTCCAGCCTGGATCCCTATCAGGCCATGCACATCATACTAGTGACCCGCTCGCTCACGCGCGTGTGGCGGCGCTCCATCAACATTGCGGAGCAGGTCTACTTTATCAGCCAGGGTGAAAGCGTGAAGCACAAGGGTGATGAACGCGGCGAAGTGGCGCGCACTACTGGCGCTGTCCAGTCAGCCGGTATGGCTGACTACGCGTCCGGCACATCGTCGGTTTCCGCCATGCATGAGGACGCGGACGATGCGGCTGATGATGCGGCAGACGATATCGCTGGCCCTGAAGACCGCGCCTGA